In Sphingomonas sp. LT1P40, the DNA window GGGACGAACAGCTTTGCGCTGGCGTTCGAACTCGATGATCCCGATCGTGCCGCCAGCATTGTCGATGATGTTCTGGAACTGCTTAAGCCACGTTTCATCCTGCCCGGGGCGTCCGTGGCGGTGCAGTTCGCCGCCGGCTTTGCACTGGGGTCGCCCCATGATGACCCGCTTCAACTCGCGCGGCAGGCGGGTGCGGCGCTCCAGCGATCAAAGAGGAAATCCGCACATGCGCCACAGGCCTTCGCGGCCTCAGACGAGCGCGATGCCCGCGACCGCATCCGGCTGGCGAGTGAACTTCAGATGGCTGTCACCAATCAGGAACTGTTGTTCCACTATCAGCCGCAAATAGACCTGGACACCGGTGATCTCGTCGGCGCGGAAGCGCTGTTGCGCTGGAATCACGGGGCGTTCGGGTTACAACCGCCGGACCGGTTCATCGGCATCGCTGAGGAAACCGGCGCGCTTCTGGAAATCGGCGCTTGGGGCCTGCGAACGATCACGGCGCAGGCTGCGCGGGTCAATCAAGCGCGTCGCAATCCAGTTCCCTTTTCGCTGAACGTATCGGTTCTGGAGTTTATGCAGCGCGACATGGTGGGGCTCGTTCGCCAAACGCTCGACGAAACGAACTGTCGGCCCGAGTGGCTGACTCTGGAGCTGACCGAGAACCTGATGGTTCCGGACCCGGATAATATCCGGCGCGCGTTCGAGGATCTGCGCCGTCTGGGGGTCGGCATCTCGATCGATGACTTTGGTACGGGCTATTCCAACCTTCGCTATCTGGAACGCTTCCCGCTCAGCGAGATCAAGGTCGATCGAAGTTTCGTGCATGACGTTGCCCACAGCGTGGCCAAACGCGTCATCGTGGAGAGCGTCATCAAACTCGGCGGCGCCCTCGATATCCGGGTCGTCGCCGAAGGAATCGAAACAGAGGCGGAGCGCGCGATCATGCGCGCGCTGGGCTGTTCAGTGGGCCAAGGCTATCTCTTCGCTCCGCCGCTCGACGAGTCCCAATTCGACAGGTTGCTCGACGAAGGGCTTATTCTGCGAGAGGCGTGGGATGCCCGTCGGCTGCTGACGATGCTCGATGGTGGACAGGTATAGGCGTTGCGCCGCGCCTGACGCGGAGGATACCATTGCAGTCAACGGTCGGTTTTGAACGCTATTCGCTGACCGAGACCAGCCTTGGCGCGCGCCGTGGCCACCGCCCGCCGCGCCGTCATCAGTTCCTTGACGAGGCGCTCGCGATCCTCGTCGGCGAGCGCGGGATTGCTGGTGCGCCACAGTCGTCCCCGCACCACGAAATAGCGGCCATCGGATGTCATGGGATACTTGCGATCATGATTGGCTCA includes these proteins:
- a CDS encoding putative bifunctional diguanylate cyclase/phosphodiesterase: MSMHAETDLIGPERGAGLNRIWQMLGRRQSRQPAIPSLAASFALKHGSDGILIADMRRRGAPIIYVNRAFEAITGYAAAEAVGKNCRYLQGSDRLQPEIGEIRTALAEGRDCSVTLRNYRRDGTMFHNALRLFPLCDDHGDVTHFLGMMRDVSHATGIDRLTGLLDRYGLLDRLAAVDAPAGTAVLFLKLDIVRFHDVNNGFGYDAGDALLRAAAARLATLPAIAVSRVGTNSFALAFELDDPDRAASIVDDVLELLKPRFILPGASVAVQFAAGFALGSPHDDPLQLARQAGAALQRSKRKSAHAPQAFAASDERDARDRIRLASELQMAVTNQELLFHYQPQIDLDTGDLVGAEALLRWNHGAFGLQPPDRFIGIAEETGALLEIGAWGLRTITAQAARVNQARRNPVPFSLNVSVLEFMQRDMVGLVRQTLDETNCRPEWLTLELTENLMVPDPDNIRRAFEDLRRLGVGISIDDFGTGYSNLRYLERFPLSEIKVDRSFVHDVAHSVAKRVIVESVIKLGGALDIRVVAEGIETEAERAIMRALGCSVGQGYLFAPPLDESQFDRLLDEGLILREAWDARRLLTMLDGGQV